The Pricia mediterranea genome includes a window with the following:
- a CDS encoding GntP family permease produces the protein MIHVIALIIALAFIIIGIVRWKIHPFFVLLLAAIGYGFITGMGVTEIISSVNTGFGSIMGKIGLIIFFGVAIGTILEKSGGAMVIATRMLNWIGEKSIHLAMMITGYLLSVPVFADSAFIIMNSLNKALSDKAKVSYAGTTAALALGLTATHVMVPPTPGPIAAAGILGAELGSVILWGVIVSMLSLVPCYFFATKIASKVKIPITIESSADALHKPKLRLSLLCIVVPIVLIVLKSVFDYPQLNLTTSPVYPVVAFLGEPVIALLIGVLLALLLPEKLDVKVYSSTGWLGDSLLIAAPIILITGAGGIFGAMLQNSGFAELITESFSGMTIGLFFPFLLASCLKTTQGSSTVALITTASIVAPMMPALGLEDPFMKTMTVLAIGAGSTVVSHANDSFFWVLTQLTGMDVKQGNQVHTLGTLTLGISAISIIFLITQVAH, from the coding sequence ATGATACACGTTATCGCCCTGATCATCGCTTTGGCCTTCATAATCATTGGGATTGTCCGATGGAAAATCCATCCCTTTTTTGTGCTGCTGTTGGCGGCAATCGGATACGGATTTATTACGGGGATGGGGGTGACGGAAATAATCTCCTCGGTCAACACGGGTTTTGGCAGTATCATGGGGAAGATCGGACTCATTATTTTCTTCGGGGTCGCGATTGGCACCATCCTTGAAAAATCGGGCGGGGCGATGGTGATCGCTACCCGAATGCTCAACTGGATAGGCGAGAAATCGATTCATCTGGCGATGATGATAACGGGATATCTATTGTCCGTTCCCGTGTTTGCCGATTCCGCCTTTATCATTATGAATTCGCTGAACAAGGCGCTGTCCGATAAGGCCAAGGTCTCCTATGCGGGTACGACGGCGGCCTTGGCCTTGGGGCTTACCGCCACCCACGTGATGGTGCCCCCGACCCCGGGCCCGATTGCGGCAGCGGGAATTCTGGGGGCGGAACTGGGCAGCGTAATTCTTTGGGGGGTGATCGTCAGTATGCTTTCGCTGGTGCCCTGTTACTTTTTCGCGACAAAAATCGCCTCCAAGGTGAAAATTCCCATCACCATCGAATCTTCAGCCGATGCACTGCACAAACCGAAATTGAGGTTGTCGCTTTTGTGTATCGTCGTGCCCATCGTACTGATCGTATTGAAGTCCGTTTTCGATTATCCTCAGCTTAATTTGACCACCTCGCCGGTCTATCCGGTCGTCGCCTTTTTGGGAGAGCCGGTCATCGCCCTCTTGATCGGAGTACTGTTGGCGTTGTTGTTGCCCGAAAAGTTGGATGTTAAAGTCTATTCCTCCACGGGATGGTTAGGCGATTCGTTGTTGATCGCTGCGCCGATAATCCTCATTACCGGTGCGGGGGGTATTTTTGGGGCGATGCTACAGAATTCGGGTTTCGCGGAACTCATCACCGAAAGCTTTTCGGGAATGACGATCGGTCTGTTCTTTCCTTTTTTGTTGGCGTCCTGTCTAAAGACTACCCAGGGTTCTTCCACGGTGGCCCTGATCACTACGGCCTCGATCGTGGCCCCGATGATGCCCGCTCTTGGCTTGGAAGACCCTTTTATGAAAACCATGACCGTACTGGCCATTGGTGCGGGATCGACCGTGGTCTCGCATGCCAACGACAGTTTCTTTTGGGTGCTGACTCAACTTACCGGCATGGATGTCAAACAGGGTAACCAGGTACATACCTTGGGCACGCTGACCTTGGGAATTTCGGCGATCTCAATTATATTTTTGATTACGCAAGTCGCCCACTAG
- a CDS encoding M14 family metallopeptidase yields the protein MKRLLLLFIISLSYVSFAQDLKSPAEFLGYELGTQFTRHHEVVDYYEYLAEAASDRVQVQEYGRTNERRPLLLVYLSSQENMADLENIRQAHLENTEGKGNASQAIVWLSYNVHGNESVSTEASMLTAYTLLTDKSDYLENTVVLIDPCINPDGRDRYVNWYHQFKNSPNNVDPNSKEHHEPWLNGRPNHYMFDLNRDWAWLTQVESRQRIKMFNQWLPHVHVDFHEQGVDAPYYFAPAAEPFHEVITDFQRDFQVSIGKNHAKYFDANGWFYFTKEIFDLLYPSYGDTYPTYNGSIGMTYEQGGSGRAGLGILTGIGDTLTLQDRIAHHFTTGLSTVEISSQNAEQLNSEFKKFYRDKDYNYKSYVLNGDVDKIKALTRLLEQHEIEYGWGKNENVRGYDYRTSKNTNSKTTEESLVISTDQKKGTLVKVLFEPDAKLSDSLTYDITAWSLPYAYGLDALASENSVDTDTGRSDTSENRTAASNLSPDAYAYLTDWNSFNDAQFLAALQRHDIRVRHANKPFTMDAVDYGRGSLIITRADNQNNPDFLKKLSQIASNHDVLLTGTNTGFVEGGKDFGSGSVAMVPKNKIALLSGEPTSTLRFGEIWHFFEQQLQYPVTVIDTEYMNGVELSKYDILVLPDGYGYVDFMDADKLESLKEWVGHGGKLIAMGDALEGLTGEKGFALKAKEMEKDSTIDPQIYDDSERERIKQAITGAIFKTKVDTTHPLAFGYDDTYFSLKLGDRAYGYLEGGTVVYLEADSTKPVAGFAGSEAQKKIGETLVFGVESHGDGQVIYMVDNPLFRGFWENGKLFFANALFMVD from the coding sequence ATGAAACGTCTTTTACTACTATTCATCATTTCCCTATCCTACGTAAGCTTTGCCCAAGACCTGAAATCCCCCGCCGAATTCCTAGGATACGAACTCGGCACCCAATTTACCCGGCACCATGAGGTGGTGGACTATTATGAATACTTGGCGGAAGCGGCATCCGATCGGGTGCAAGTGCAGGAATACGGACGGACGAACGAACGCCGGCCCTTGTTGCTGGTCTACCTGTCATCCCAAGAAAACATGGCCGACCTGGAGAACATCCGGCAGGCCCATCTAGAGAATACCGAAGGGAAAGGAAACGCCTCACAGGCCATCGTCTGGCTGAGCTATAACGTTCACGGAAACGAGAGCGTCAGTACCGAGGCCTCGATGCTGACCGCCTATACCCTACTGACCGATAAAAGCGATTACCTTGAAAACACGGTGGTACTCATCGATCCCTGTATCAATCCCGATGGGCGCGACCGCTACGTGAACTGGTACCATCAGTTCAAGAACTCTCCCAATAACGTGGACCCGAACAGTAAGGAACATCACGAACCTTGGCTGAACGGGCGGCCCAACCACTATATGTTCGACCTCAACCGCGATTGGGCATGGCTGACCCAGGTCGAAAGTCGCCAGCGGATCAAAATGTTCAACCAATGGCTGCCCCACGTGCATGTAGATTTCCACGAACAGGGCGTCGATGCCCCCTATTACTTCGCCCCGGCAGCGGAACCCTTTCACGAGGTGATCACCGATTTTCAGCGGGATTTTCAGGTATCCATTGGAAAGAACCACGCCAAATATTTCGATGCCAACGGATGGTTCTATTTTACCAAGGAAATTTTCGATCTGCTCTATCCGAGTTACGGTGATACCTACCCCACCTATAACGGCAGCATCGGGATGACCTACGAACAGGGCGGGAGCGGCCGGGCCGGACTGGGCATACTCACTGGTATCGGGGATACGCTGACCCTGCAGGACAGGATTGCGCACCATTTTACAACGGGACTGTCCACCGTCGAAATTTCTTCCCAAAACGCGGAACAGTTGAACTCCGAATTCAAAAAGTTCTATCGGGACAAGGATTACAACTACAAAAGCTATGTGCTTAACGGGGATGTCGATAAGATCAAGGCCCTGACCCGGCTTTTAGAGCAACACGAGATCGAATACGGATGGGGCAAAAACGAAAACGTCAGGGGATACGACTACAGAACCAGTAAAAATACCAACTCAAAAACAACGGAGGAAAGCCTTGTCATTTCCACGGACCAGAAAAAGGGCACCCTGGTGAAGGTACTGTTCGAACCGGATGCCAAGTTGAGCGACTCCCTCACCTATGACATTACCGCTTGGTCGCTGCCCTATGCATACGGCCTTGATGCCCTGGCCTCGGAAAACAGCGTGGATACGGATACAGGCAGGTCCGATACGTCTGAAAACCGAACCGCAGCATCGAATTTATCGCCGGATGCCTACGCCTATCTGACCGATTGGAACAGTTTTAACGACGCGCAGTTCTTGGCGGCACTGCAAAGACATGACATTCGCGTACGCCACGCCAACAAGCCGTTTACCATGGACGCGGTGGACTATGGGAGGGGCAGCCTGATCATTACCCGTGCCGACAACCAGAACAATCCCGATTTTCTAAAAAAGCTTTCCCAGATTGCCTCAAATCACGACGTCCTGTTGACGGGCACCAATACCGGCTTTGTCGAGGGGGGTAAGGATTTCGGTTCCGGATCGGTAGCGATGGTACCAAAAAACAAGATTGCCCTGCTCTCCGGCGAACCGACCTCGACCTTGCGGTTCGGGGAGATCTGGCATTTCTTTGAACAGCAATTGCAATATCCAGTCACGGTCATCGATACCGAGTATATGAACGGGGTAGAGCTATCGAAATACGACATCCTCGTTCTACCGGATGGATACGGCTATGTAGATTTTATGGATGCGGATAAGCTGGAATCCCTCAAGGAATGGGTGGGGCACGGCGGCAAATTGATCGCGATGGGCGATGCCCTAGAGGGACTGACCGGTGAAAAGGGATTTGCCCTCAAGGCCAAGGAAATGGAAAAGGACAGTACGATCGACCCCCAGATCTATGACGATTCCGAACGAGAGCGAATCAAACAGGCCATCACCGGGGCCATTTTCAAGACCAAGGTCGATACGACCCATCCGTTGGCCTTCGGCTACGACGACACCTATTTCAGCCTCAAGTTGGGCGATAGGGCCTACGGGTATCTGGAGGGTGGCACCGTTGTCTATCTGGAAGCCGACAGCACCAAGCCCGTCGCCGGATTTGCGGGAAGCGAGGCCCAAAAGAAGATTGGAGAAACCCTCGTTTTCGGGGTCGAATCCCACGGGGACGGGCAGGTAATCTATATGGTCGACAATCCGTTATTCCGGGGCTTTTGGGAAAACGGAAAGTTGTTTTTTGCCAATGCGCTATTTATGGTAGATTGA
- a CDS encoding T9SS type A sorting domain-containing protein yields the protein MNTNTVINLSVTLRLSVVPFHGKWGRAIPFFALFFLLPHQGRAQCLSTPFPDQWAVHELQTSELPYRSVYIYADFDIDGDGRKDIVTGQWWYRNPGSASGNWTRNTIGGSFRNLAHIYDFDADGDLDLLGTTGDYEGADMVWAENDGSGNFTIHSNIPSGDTDFYEPFLAGIAGARFQNGGPYQIAINWNGAESTGSPVQLLTVPADPVNTEWPLEDISSSSLGEDLQKGDIDGDGDLDLFQSKNWLRNNGDGTWTTVDTGIDYVTTPDRAQLADFNGDGNLDAVVGQLTIGTGNPARMEFAWFEAPPDPSQNWVRHVLATDINGSLSVFAEDIDLDGDVDIIVGEWKGDNRLIAFENDLCDSGEWIRHTLNAGGTGFDHHDGARVVDIDGDGDFDIVSIGWDNIVPRIFENTTAINSTEPPLADAGNDKEITLPNNSVTLTGSGSDPDGGEVNFLWTQESGPDTAVLSVDTTAELSVSELDEGSYVFRLTVTDDENETAFDEVTVIVYPAEVVTEVPVVEVGADQSITLPENTVVLTGFGSDPDGGEVSFLWTQESGPNAATLSGDTTAELSAGELIEGNYVFRLTVTDDENETAFDEVTVSVDPAVIDPEDPEDTENPEIPPNEAPVALATATPLSGTAPLEVQFDASGSTDDSAIVSYTWNFGEEGTSSEINPRYAFESPGTYKVTLTVADAEELTDSLEISIGVTEPEPEPEPEPEPQPEPGPGPEPEPEPEPEPEPEPQPEPEPEPEAEAAAIRLETNPGKNGVAKLLLIGQSEDVQVISLHLHDATGRLIKNFDPKKLSGEANSYTIPVATLPAGIYHIGIKTNKGNEETISLVVRN from the coding sequence ATGAATACGAATACAGTCATTAATTTATCTGTCACTTTAAGATTGTCGGTCGTTCCGTTCCACGGAAAGTGGGGACGGGCGATTCCCTTCTTCGCCCTGTTCTTTTTGCTTCCCCATCAAGGCCGGGCGCAGTGCCTATCAACACCCTTCCCCGATCAATGGGCGGTGCACGAGCTGCAAACCAGCGAACTACCCTACCGCTCGGTGTATATCTATGCGGATTTCGATATCGACGGCGATGGACGAAAAGACATCGTTACCGGCCAATGGTGGTACCGTAACCCCGGTTCGGCCTCGGGGAACTGGACCCGGAATACCATCGGTGGGTCGTTTAGGAACTTGGCGCATATTTATGATTTCGACGCCGATGGCGATTTGGACCTCCTCGGTACTACAGGCGACTATGAAGGTGCCGATATGGTCTGGGCCGAAAACGACGGGTCGGGGAACTTTACGATTCATTCCAATATCCCTTCGGGAGACACCGACTTCTATGAGCCCTTTTTAGCGGGCATAGCCGGCGCCCGTTTTCAAAACGGTGGACCCTATCAAATAGCCATCAACTGGAACGGGGCGGAATCCACTGGCTCCCCTGTGCAGCTATTGACCGTGCCGGCCGATCCAGTGAATACGGAATGGCCGCTTGAGGATATCAGTTCAAGTTCCCTGGGCGAAGATCTGCAGAAAGGGGATATCGACGGAGACGGGGACCTTGACCTGTTTCAATCCAAAAACTGGCTGCGCAACAATGGCGATGGCACCTGGACCACGGTGGATACGGGAATCGACTACGTAACCACCCCAGATCGCGCCCAATTGGCCGATTTTAACGGGGACGGGAATCTTGATGCCGTGGTCGGGCAGCTGACTATCGGTACGGGCAACCCGGCGCGAATGGAATTCGCTTGGTTCGAGGCCCCGCCCGATCCCAGCCAAAATTGGGTACGACACGTCTTGGCCACCGATATCAACGGAAGCTTGAGCGTCTTCGCAGAAGATATCGATCTTGACGGGGATGTCGATATCATTGTGGGCGAATGGAAGGGCGACAACCGATTGATCGCCTTTGAAAACGACCTTTGCGATTCAGGGGAATGGATCCGGCATACGCTCAACGCCGGCGGCACCGGATTCGACCACCACGATGGGGCACGGGTAGTCGATATCGATGGCGACGGGGATTTTGATATCGTTTCCATAGGATGGGATAATATCGTCCCCCGGATATTCGAGAATACGACCGCCATTAACAGTACCGAACCTCCCCTTGCCGATGCAGGCAACGATAAGGAAATCACATTGCCCAATAACTCGGTGACCCTGACCGGTTCGGGAAGCGACCCCGACGGCGGGGAAGTGAACTTTTTGTGGACACAGGAAAGCGGACCGGACACCGCGGTCCTCTCGGTGGATACGACTGCGGAACTTTCCGTCAGCGAACTGGATGAAGGCAGCTATGTTTTCAGACTGACCGTTACCGATGATGAAAACGAGACCGCCTTTGACGAGGTGACGGTGATCGTTTATCCCGCCGAGGTCGTTACGGAAGTCCCCGTGGTAGAGGTCGGTGCCGATCAAAGCATCACCCTTCCCGAGAATACAGTGGTCCTGACCGGTTTTGGGAGCGACCCCGATGGCGGGGAAGTGAGTTTTTTGTGGACACAGGAAAGTGGTCCCAACGCCGCTACGCTCTCAGGAGATACGACCGCGGAACTGTCCGCCGGCGAACTGATCGAAGGCAACTACGTCTTTAGACTGACCGTGACCGATGATGAAAACGAGACCGCCTTTGACGAGGTGACAGTGAGTGTCGATCCGGCCGTAATCGATCCCGAAGATCCCGAGGACACGGAGAACCCTGAGATTCCCCCCAATGAAGCGCCCGTTGCCCTCGCTACGGCTACGCCCTTGAGCGGAACGGCACCCCTTGAGGTCCAATTTGATGCTTCCGGTTCCACCGACGATAGTGCCATCGTTAGCTATACCTGGAATTTTGGGGAGGAAGGGACATCCTCGGAAATAAATCCCCGGTACGCTTTTGAATCCCCCGGTACCTACAAGGTCACTTTGACCGTAGCGGACGCCGAGGAACTGACGGATTCGTTAGAGATCAGCATTGGGGTTACCGAGCCAGAACCCGAACCAGAACCTGAGCCGGAACCACAACCCGAACCAGGACCTGGGCCAGAACCCGAACCAGAACCTGAGCCGGAACCCGAACCCGAACCACAACCCGAACCGGAACCCGAGCCTGAGGCCGAAGCTGCCGCTATCCGGCTTGAAACCAATCCCGGTAAAAACGGGGTGGCGAAATTGCTATTGATCGGCCAATCCGAAGATGTTCAAGTTATTTCCCTCCACTTGCACGATGCTACGGGACGGTTAATCAAAAACTTTGACCCAAAAAAGTTATCCGGGGAAGCCAACAGCTATACGATTCCTGTGGCCACCTTACCTGCCGGTATTTACCATATCGGCATAAAAACAAACAAAGGGAACGAAGAAACGATTTCGCTGGTGGTGAGGAATTAG
- the dgoD gene encoding galactonate dehydratase codes for MKEPRIEKIELFKVPPRWLFLKMTTASGIVGWGEPVVEGRAATVEACVRELSPYVIGRSANDIEDIWQTLYRGGFYRGGPILMSAISGIDQALWDIKGKHLGVPVYELLGGAVRQKMKMYCWIGGDNPEVMLEQAREKVQQGYKAVKMNATGPFEWIDSLNSIKSVANNMRILREEFGDGLDIGLDFHGRVHKGMVKRLIDELSPYSPMFFEEPVLSENNEALDTIYSYTGIPIATGERLYSRWDFKEVLHRGTVDIIQPDVSHAGGISEVRRIAGMAEAYDVAVAPHCPLGPVALASCLQVDFASINAVIQESSLGIHYNQGFDLLDYMDNPEVFTVKDGYVDLLKNPGLGVSINEEKLKEGQEVGHDWTNPIWRNEDGSLTEW; via the coding sequence ATGAAGGAACCCCGCATCGAAAAAATAGAGCTCTTTAAGGTGCCACCGCGATGGTTGTTCCTGAAAATGACGACCGCAAGCGGAATCGTCGGATGGGGCGAACCCGTAGTCGAAGGCAGGGCGGCTACCGTTGAAGCCTGTGTCCGGGAGCTATCGCCGTATGTCATCGGCCGCTCGGCAAACGACATCGAAGACATTTGGCAGACCCTATACCGCGGTGGGTTTTATCGAGGAGGACCCATCTTGATGAGTGCCATCTCCGGCATCGACCAAGCCCTTTGGGATATCAAGGGCAAGCATTTGGGCGTTCCGGTCTACGAACTTCTGGGCGGGGCGGTACGCCAAAAGATGAAAATGTACTGTTGGATAGGCGGAGATAATCCCGAAGTCATGCTCGAACAGGCCCGGGAAAAGGTGCAACAGGGCTACAAGGCCGTCAAGATGAACGCCACCGGTCCTTTTGAATGGATCGATTCCCTGAATTCAATAAAATCCGTGGCCAACAATATGAGAATCTTACGGGAGGAATTCGGCGACGGTTTGGATATCGGACTTGATTTCCACGGAAGGGTCCACAAGGGCATGGTCAAACGCCTGATCGATGAACTTTCACCCTACAGTCCCATGTTCTTCGAAGAGCCGGTGCTCAGCGAAAACAACGAGGCCCTCGATACAATTTATTCCTATACGGGAATTCCGATCGCTACCGGCGAGCGCCTGTATTCCCGCTGGGATTTTAAGGAAGTGTTGCACCGGGGCACTGTGGATATCATCCAGCCAGACGTAAGCCACGCCGGGGGAATCTCCGAAGTACGGAGAATAGCGGGGATGGCCGAAGCCTATGACGTAGCCGTGGCACCGCATTGTCCCCTTGGGCCCGTTGCTTTGGCGTCGTGCCTGCAGGTGGATTTTGCCAGTATCAACGCGGTCATCCAAGAAAGTAGCCTAGGCATCCATTACAATCAAGGTTTCGATCTTTTGGATTATATGGACAATCCCGAGGTTTTCACGGTGAAGGATGGCTATGTCGACCTACTCAAAAACCCGGGGCTGGGCGTGAGCATCAACGAAGAAAAGCTGAAAGAGGGACAAGAAGTCGGCCACGACTGGACCAATCCTATCTGGAGAAACGAAGACGGCAGCCTTACGGAATGGTGA